In bacterium, the following are encoded in one genomic region:
- a CDS encoding molybdopterin cofactor-binding domain-containing protein, whose product MTSTRALSRRQLLVTSGAVVVGFAMRSALPGDPPDAAGAVPGPEVTPDPARLDSWLTIARDGSVTVTTGKLELGMGVSTAFAQIVAEELDVPLGSVSFIMGDTARTPDQRGVGGSTSISVGANPLRQAAAEARRVLLDLASARLGAPVDQLTVRDGIVRRKDDPTHSVSYGELIGGRHFDVTLKTSNQGESSTVTGSARPKSPDQYTIVGKPIPRIDIPAKAAGRFSYIVDVRVPGMLHGRVIRPTPPGAKLLSVDAPPGLPGVKVVRKGNFLGVVAATEWGAIQAARTLKVTWSGSGATWPEMAGFYAAMWAMPVRDRQVLGRVGDVDAALTSAARTVEARYEWPFQSHAMMGPSCAVADVRDGGATIWSHTQHPHQLRDGIAELLGLPAGKVRVIWVQGAGSYGRSGHDDAAGDAAVLSQAVGRPVRVQWMRADETRWDPKGPPLVVAVRAGLDDRGGVVAWDFVARNISMSGVSPQPSHAGNFLAGQLMGLRTDNIDRPATLQESYTFANKRKLGEVVPWPQEASPLRTSNLRAPGQPGTTFGGESFVDEIASAVHVDPVEFRLRYLQEPRAIAVVRAAAQQAGWISRPSPRANISRTGLTIGRGIAYTPRGNTRLATIAEVEVNQATGQVHVTRLVIAHDCGLIINPDGLRGTIEANLVQSTSWALKEEVQFNREGVSSVDWASYPILRTPEVPDKIEIVLINRPDLPPSGAGEPAAVATAPAIANAIFDATGVRIRTVPFTPARVKAALLHRA is encoded by the coding sequence ATGACGAGTACACGCGCGCTCTCCCGGCGTCAACTCCTGGTGACCTCCGGAGCGGTGGTCGTCGGCTTCGCGATGCGGTCGGCGCTCCCCGGCGATCCACCGGATGCCGCCGGCGCGGTGCCCGGGCCTGAGGTCACACCTGATCCGGCGCGGCTCGACTCGTGGTTGACGATCGCCCGGGACGGCAGCGTCACGGTGACGACGGGCAAGCTCGAGCTTGGGATGGGGGTCTCCACGGCCTTCGCGCAGATCGTGGCCGAGGAGCTCGATGTGCCGCTTGGGTCGGTCTCGTTCATCATGGGGGATACGGCGCGGACCCCGGATCAGCGAGGCGTGGGCGGCAGCACCTCGATCTCCGTCGGCGCCAACCCGCTCCGGCAGGCGGCGGCGGAAGCCCGCCGGGTGCTGCTGGACCTGGCGTCGGCCCGCCTTGGGGCGCCGGTCGACCAACTCACCGTCCGGGACGGCATCGTGCGGCGGAAGGACGACCCAACCCACAGTGTGTCGTATGGAGAGCTGATCGGCGGACGCCACTTCGACGTGACCCTGAAGACGAGCAACCAAGGCGAGTCGTCAACGGTCACGGGGAGCGCTCGACCAAAGTCTCCGGATCAGTACACGATCGTCGGCAAGCCCATTCCGCGGATCGACATTCCCGCCAAGGCGGCGGGCAGGTTTTCTTATATCGTCGACGTGCGGGTGCCCGGCATGCTGCACGGCCGCGTCATCCGCCCGACGCCGCCGGGCGCGAAGCTGCTCAGCGTCGACGCGCCACCGGGTCTTCCGGGCGTGAAGGTGGTGAGGAAGGGGAACTTTCTCGGCGTCGTGGCCGCGACGGAGTGGGGCGCGATCCAAGCGGCGCGCACGCTCAAGGTCACATGGTCGGGGTCCGGCGCCACCTGGCCCGAGATGGCCGGCTTCTACGCGGCCATGTGGGCCATGCCCGTGCGCGACCGGCAGGTGCTCGGCCGGGTGGGGGATGTGGACGCGGCGCTGACATCGGCGGCGCGGACGGTCGAAGCCCGGTACGAGTGGCCGTTCCAATCGCACGCCATGATGGGTCCCTCCTGCGCGGTGGCCGACGTCAGGGATGGGGGCGCGACGATCTGGTCGCACACCCAGCACCCCCACCAGTTGCGGGATGGTATCGCGGAGCTGCTCGGCCTGCCGGCCGGCAAGGTGCGCGTCATTTGGGTCCAGGGCGCCGGTTCGTACGGTCGCAGCGGGCACGACGACGCCGCGGGGGATGCAGCCGTCCTCTCGCAGGCCGTCGGCCGCCCCGTGCGGGTGCAGTGGATGCGGGCAGACGAAACCAGGTGGGATCCTAAAGGACCGCCGCTCGTCGTGGCCGTCCGGGCCGGCCTGGATGACCGCGGAGGCGTTGTGGCCTGGGACTTCGTCGCGCGCAACATCAGCATGTCGGGGGTGTCCCCCCAGCCCAGCCACGCGGGGAACTTCCTGGCGGGTCAGCTGATGGGGCTGCGCACGGACAATATCGACCGGCCCGCCACCCTGCAGGAGTCGTACACCTTTGCCAACAAGCGCAAGCTCGGCGAGGTCGTGCCCTGGCCGCAGGAGGCGTCGCCGCTGCGCACGTCGAACCTGCGGGCCCCCGGACAGCCGGGGACGACGTTCGGCGGGGAGTCTTTCGTGGACGAAATCGCGTCAGCGGTGCACGTCGATCCGGTGGAGTTCCGGCTGCGCTATCTCCAAGAGCCCCGGGCCATCGCGGTCGTCCGCGCGGCCGCTCAGCAGGCCGGCTGGATCTCGCGGCCGTCGCCTCGCGCCAACATCTCGCGGACCGGCCTGACCATCGGCCGCGGGATCGCCTACACTCCCCGCGGCAACACCCGCCTCGCCACGATCGCGGAGGTGGAAGTGAATCAGGCCACCGGGCAGGTCCACGTGACCCGCTTGGTGATCGCCCACGATTGCGGCCTGATCATCAACCCGGACGGCCTGCGGGGCACCATCGAGGCCAACCTGGTGCAATCGACGAGCTGGGCATTGAAAGAAGAAGTGCAGTTCAACCGCGAGGGCGTGAGCAGCGTGGACTGGGCCAGCTACCCCATTCTCCGGACGCCCGAGGTGCCCGACAAGATCGAGATCGTCCTGATCAACCGTCCGGACCTGCCGCCGTCCGGGGCGGGGGAACCGGCTGCGGTAGCGACGGCCCCGGCGATCGCGAATGCGATCTTCGACGCGACCGGCGTGCGTATCCGCACCGTGCCTTTCACGCCCGCGCGCGTCAAGGCCGCGCTTCTACATCGAGCCTAG
- a CDS encoding polysaccharide deacetylase has translation MRYRWPDGHCCAVALSFDVDAESAHVFRSPEKAAHQLGDMEERRFGVRTGLPRILRLLERYDLRGSFYVPGYTIVHHTPAIRSIRDAGHELGAHGNVHETLDTLTPEREARVMEEQLDIWQAHLDLRPAGYRSPSWELNIGTPALLKHHGFVYDSSLMGDDIPYDLPTPGGPLVEVPVQWLLDDAPFYRFARGAGGVIADPDRVIRLWTQEFDGMYGENGCFVLTMHPWISGRAGRLLGLEQLVRHLRGIPRVWFATVGEIAAWAASQRGEGGPDDVGG, from the coding sequence ATGCGGTATCGCTGGCCCGACGGGCATTGCTGCGCGGTGGCCTTGTCCTTCGACGTGGATGCCGAATCGGCCCATGTGTTCCGGAGCCCGGAAAAAGCCGCCCATCAATTGGGCGACATGGAGGAGCGCCGGTTTGGCGTCCGGACAGGCCTTCCACGAATCCTCCGTCTCCTCGAGAGGTACGACCTGCGCGGCTCCTTCTACGTCCCCGGGTACACCATCGTGCATCACACCCCGGCGATCCGATCCATCCGCGACGCGGGCCACGAACTGGGGGCGCACGGCAACGTGCATGAGACGTTGGATACCCTCACCCCGGAACGCGAAGCCCGAGTGATGGAGGAGCAGCTCGATATCTGGCAGGCGCATCTGGACCTGCGCCCCGCGGGCTATCGCTCGCCGTCTTGGGAATTGAATATCGGGACGCCGGCCCTGCTCAAACATCACGGATTCGTCTACGACAGCTCCCTGATGGGAGACGACATTCCCTACGACCTGCCCACCCCGGGCGGCCCGCTGGTGGAAGTCCCTGTGCAGTGGCTGCTGGACGATGCACCATTCTATCGATTTGCGCGTGGGGCGGGCGGTGTGATCGCCGATCCCGACCGCGTGATCCGTTTGTGGACGCAGGAGTTCGACGGCATGTACGGGGAGAACGGATGCTTTGTGCTCACGATGCACCCGTGGATCTCCGGGCGGGCCGGCAGGCTGCTGGGGTTGGAACAGCTGGTCCGGCACCTGCGGGGCATTCCCCGGGTCTGGTTTGCCACGGTCGGTGAGATAGCCGCGTGGGCAGCTTCGCAGCGCGGGGAAGGAGGGCCGGATGACGTCGGTGGCTGA
- a CDS encoding prenyltransferase, whose product MTGPASEGAALRGPRSWARAFVGFYPPQDRVASQLDPVAKFLFSARSVILVISAQAAIIAGLVAATDGRFDPASFILVLIGFVAAHAISNLSNDYFGHRRGHDTPDSPRMRYTIHPIASGILDAKSLLVGLGLLAIVGIMIVLYFWAVRGPVALAFSLAGLALLYLYDAAPTPLKSVGLGEVAAFLVWGPLMVGGGYFVITGRLSLTAFFVSVPYGLGVMSILIGKHIDQAEFDRSHGQRTLPVALGEQRARWLNRAVIVAMYVIVAVLIATGRLTPFAAAVAVALPSAGRALSVTARPKPSAPPVGYIGWPLWYHRVALVHNRRFGWAYIAGLAVGALVRGG is encoded by the coding sequence ATGACCGGGCCGGCGTCAGAAGGTGCTGCGCTTCGCGGGCCGCGGTCGTGGGCCCGAGCGTTCGTGGGCTTCTACCCGCCTCAGGACCGGGTGGCTTCGCAACTCGACCCGGTCGCGAAGTTCCTCTTCTCCGCCCGCAGCGTCATCCTTGTCATCTCCGCCCAGGCCGCGATCATCGCCGGGCTGGTCGCCGCGACGGACGGCCGGTTCGATCCGGCCTCCTTTATCCTCGTGCTCATCGGATTCGTGGCGGCGCATGCCATCAGCAACCTGAGCAACGATTATTTCGGCCACAGGCGGGGCCACGACACGCCCGATTCACCTCGGATGCGCTATACGATCCACCCCATCGCCAGCGGGATTCTCGATGCGAAGAGCCTGCTCGTGGGCTTGGGGCTGCTCGCCATCGTCGGGATCATGATCGTCCTGTACTTCTGGGCCGTGCGGGGGCCCGTGGCCCTCGCCTTCTCCCTAGCCGGCCTCGCGCTCCTATACCTGTACGACGCCGCCCCGACGCCGTTGAAGAGCGTCGGGCTCGGAGAGGTCGCCGCCTTCCTGGTCTGGGGTCCCCTCATGGTGGGCGGCGGGTATTTCGTCATCACAGGCCGGCTGTCCCTGACCGCGTTCTTCGTGTCGGTGCCGTACGGGCTCGGGGTGATGTCCATCCTCATCGGCAAACACATCGACCAAGCGGAGTTCGATCGAAGCCACGGTCAGCGCACGCTCCCGGTGGCCCTTGGGGAACAGCGTGCGCGGTGGCTCAACCGCGCCGTGATCGTGGCGATGTACGTGATCGTGGCGGTCCTCATCGCGACGGGCCGCCTCACTCCGTTCGCCGCGGCCGTCGCCGTTGCGCTGCCGAGCGCCGGGCGCGCCCTCTCGGTGACGGCGCGCCCCAAGCCGTCTGCCCCCCCGGTGGGGTACATCGGATGGCCCCTCTGGTACCATCGGGTGGCCCTCGTCCACAACCGCCGGTTCGGCTGGGCCTATATCGCCGGGTTGGCCGTCGGCGCACTGGTCCGGGGGGGCTGA